The Caldanaerobius fijiensis DSM 17918 DNA segment CGTTTGTCCCAAATGCAGCCCGAACCTTTTTCGCCACGGCCATAAAAGCTCGATACCGGAGTTTGTGCACACGTCGGCAAGCAGGTGCGCTGCGTATCCAATTGAAGCCGGAACGATGTACTGTGGAAACGACGTATATATTGCCGAAAGGAACACTAAAAGCCCGAGAAAACTGTGGGTGAACGATCTGTGCGGGCTTAGGTAAGCAAAAACGAAAAAGCCCGCAAAGAGTAACGCAGAAAGTAGGCGTATGTATACATACATGTACATTCCTGCATCTGTCGCAAGAAGCAGTATCAGGCCCGTTGGTATACCCGCGGTGTCTATTTTTCTCCGTATGAGGCTGTGACGTTCGTCGAGATCGGGTATCAGGCTTGCCACTCCCGCAACCGCAAGTGAAACCGGCAATGCATGTATGTTTGTCACGGCTGTTGCCGTTGCTGCAAGACCTATTGCTAAGTGCGTGCGTCCGAGCATTTATCATCAGCTCCTTTTAGCAAAAAAATAAACCCTACATTAGGGCTTCTTTTTCTGTTGTACTCTCCCATTTTTCGCTTTCTACCCGATTCCTTTCCTCATAAATTACTGCGGCTGCACTCGAAGTATGTAC contains these protein-coding regions:
- a CDS encoding metal-dependent hydrolase translates to MLGRTHLAIGLAATATAVTNIHALPVSLAVAGVASLIPDLDERHSLIRRKIDTAGIPTGLILLLATDAGMYMYVYIRLLSALLFAGFFVFAYLSPHRSFTHSFLGLLVFLSAIYTSFPQYIVPASIGYAAHLLADVCTNSGIELLWPWRKRFGLHLGQTGGVLDVLAGSAAVVLLVLEIVKKMI